The following are from one region of the Shinella sp. PSBB067 genome:
- the sdhC gene encoding succinate dehydrogenase, cytochrome b556 subunit, whose product MANVTRSRPLSPHLQVYKPIPTMVMSIVHRITGMALYFGTVLVAWWLIAAATGEVYFDWVSWFFGTWIGRLLLFGYTWALMHHMLGGLRHFMWDMGRGYEKHFSTRLALLTPVVSVALTVLIWIAGTLAR is encoded by the coding sequence ATGGCGAATGTCACTCGAAGCCGGCCGCTCTCGCCGCATCTCCAGGTCTACAAACCGATCCCGACGATGGTCATGTCCATCGTGCATCGCATCACCGGCATGGCGCTCTATTTCGGCACCGTCCTCGTCGCCTGGTGGCTGATCGCGGCGGCGACGGGCGAGGTCTATTTCGACTGGGTGAGCTGGTTCTTCGGCACCTGGATCGGCCGTCTCTTGCTCTTCGGCTATACCTGGGCGTTGATGCACCACATGCTCGGGGGCCTTCGCCACTTCATGTGGGATATGGGCCGCGGATACGAGAAGCATTTTTCCACCCGGCTCGCCCTTCTGACCCCGGTCGTCTCCGTCGCCCTGACGGTGCTGATCTGGATCGCCGGCACCCTGGCCCGCTGA
- a CDS encoding methyltransferase gives MKTDPEVFIRGNTDVLSPPHVPEVKLRLATEAHDLWLKTEEELEAIGLPPPFWAFAWAGGQGLARHVLDHPALVAGKTVLDFASGSGLVGIAARLAGASAVLAADIDPWSETAVRLNAALNGVVLDHAGGDLVGRDGGWEVILAGDVFYDRGFADVLIPWFSALAARGATVLVGDPGRAYCPRERMEALATYTVPVTRALEDSEVKKTTVWRFRADPASGR, from the coding sequence GTGAAGACGGACCCCGAAGTCTTCATCCGCGGCAATACGGACGTGCTGTCGCCGCCGCATGTGCCGGAGGTGAAGCTGAGGCTCGCCACCGAGGCGCACGATCTCTGGCTGAAGACGGAGGAGGAACTGGAAGCGATCGGCCTGCCGCCGCCCTTCTGGGCCTTCGCCTGGGCGGGCGGGCAGGGCCTTGCCCGCCATGTGCTCGATCATCCGGCGCTGGTCGCCGGAAAAACGGTGCTGGATTTCGCCAGCGGCTCCGGCCTTGTCGGCATTGCCGCGCGCCTTGCGGGTGCCTCGGCGGTGCTGGCGGCGGATATCGATCCCTGGAGTGAAACGGCGGTCCGGCTGAACGCCGCTCTCAACGGCGTTGTGCTCGACCATGCCGGCGGGGATCTCGTCGGCCGCGACGGGGGCTGGGAGGTGATCCTTGCCGGCGACGTCTTTTACGACCGGGGCTTTGCCGATGTGCTGATCCCCTGGTTCTCGGCGCTCGCCGCGCGCGGCGCGACGGTGCTGGTCGGCGATCCCGGCCGCGCCTATTGCCCGCGCGAGCGCATGGAGGCGCTCGCCACCTATACGGTGCCGGTAACCCGGGCGCTGGAGGACAGCGAGGTCAAGAAGACGACGGTCTGGCGTTTCCGGGCCGACCCGGCAAGCGGGCGATAA
- a CDS encoding EVE domain-containing protein, which translates to MAYWLYKSEPFKFSWEKLKSKGEAGEEWDGVRNYQARNNMRAMKIGDKGFFYHSNEGLEVVGITEVCALAHPDSTAGEDPRWECVDIRAVRDMPKPVTLKDIKANPKLADMSLVTSMRLSVQPVTEEEWIEVCRMGGLDNPPR; encoded by the coding sequence ATGGCATACTGGCTCTACAAGTCCGAACCCTTCAAGTTCTCCTGGGAAAAGCTCAAGTCGAAGGGCGAGGCCGGCGAGGAATGGGACGGCGTGCGCAACTACCAGGCGCGCAACAACATGCGGGCCATGAAGATCGGCGACAAGGGCTTCTTCTACCACTCCAACGAGGGGCTCGAAGTCGTCGGCATCACGGAAGTCTGCGCCCTGGCGCATCCGGATTCGACCGCCGGCGAGGACCCGCGCTGGGAATGCGTCGACATTCGCGCGGTGCGCGACATGCCGAAGCCCGTGACCCTCAAGGACATCAAGGCCAATCCGAAGCTCGCCGACATGTCGCTCGTCACCTCCATGCGCCTTTCGGTGCAGCCGGTGACGGAGGAGGAGTGGATCGAGGTCTGCCGCATGGGCGGCCTCGACAACCCGCCGCGCTGA
- a CDS encoding YciI-like protein, with protein MHFAFLCKDKPGALQVRLDTRPEHLAYLNALNADGKLGFAGPFLGDDGKPTGSLVVVKAETIEEARRIAADDPYARAGLFADVEVKAWNWVFNNPEA; from the coding sequence ATGCATTTCGCATTTCTCTGCAAGGACAAGCCCGGTGCGCTCCAGGTGCGTCTCGACACGCGCCCCGAACATCTCGCCTATCTCAACGCGCTCAATGCGGACGGCAAGCTCGGCTTTGCCGGCCCCTTCCTCGGCGACGACGGCAAGCCGACCGGCAGCCTCGTCGTGGTGAAGGCCGAGACCATCGAGGAGGCGCGGCGGATCGCGGCCGACGATCCCTATGCCAGGGCCGGTCTCTTCGCCGACGTCGAGGTGAAGGCCTGGAACTGGGTCTTCAACAATCCGGAGGCGTAA
- a CDS encoding NAD(P)H-dependent glycerol-3-phosphate dehydrogenase produces the protein MSRKIAVVGAGAFGTALASVAAASGGDVTLIGRDAVSVAAMQATRRNEKALPGIELPASLAYSAEAEAMRGAGIVLFAMPSQAQRAAARSLAPLLAPGTAVVICAKGMEKGTGRLLTEVLEEELPGREVAVLSGPGFAADIAKGLPTAMVIAARTAETGAALAQALSGPTFRLYPSTDRIGVQLGGALKNVLAIACGIIEGAELGDSARAALISRGLAELSRFVEAHGGEGITVTGLSGLGDLVLTGTSHQSRNLRFGIALGRHGTAAGWSGDLVEGAFAASVASGVAAEKGIDMPITDAVARIVDGTLDVKTAIGQLMTRPITQE, from the coding sequence ATCAGCCGCAAGATCGCCGTGGTCGGCGCGGGCGCCTTCGGCACGGCGCTGGCAAGCGTGGCGGCTGCCAGTGGCGGCGACGTCACGCTGATCGGCCGCGACGCGGTTTCCGTCGCGGCCATGCAGGCCACCCGCCGCAATGAAAAGGCGCTGCCGGGCATCGAACTGCCGGCTTCGCTTGCCTATAGCGCGGAAGCGGAAGCCATGCGTGGCGCCGGCATCGTGCTCTTCGCCATGCCCTCGCAGGCGCAGCGGGCGGCGGCGCGGTCGCTGGCGCCGCTTCTTGCGCCGGGCACGGCGGTCGTCATCTGCGCCAAGGGCATGGAGAAGGGCACCGGCCGGCTCCTCACCGAGGTGCTGGAAGAGGAACTGCCCGGCCGCGAGGTCGCGGTGCTCTCCGGCCCCGGCTTCGCCGCCGATATCGCCAAAGGCCTGCCGACGGCGATGGTGATCGCCGCGCGCACGGCGGAGACCGGCGCCGCGCTGGCGCAGGCGCTCTCCGGGCCGACCTTCCGGCTCTATCCTTCGACGGACCGCATCGGCGTGCAGCTCGGCGGCGCGCTCAAGAATGTGCTGGCGATAGCCTGCGGCATCATCGAGGGCGCGGAGCTTGGCGATTCCGCCCGGGCGGCGCTGATTTCGCGCGGGCTTGCGGAGCTGTCCCGCTTCGTCGAGGCGCATGGCGGGGAGGGCATCACGGTGACGGGGCTTTCCGGCCTCGGCGACCTCGTGCTCACCGGCACCAGCCACCAGTCGCGGAACCTGCGCTTCGGTATCGCGCTCGGCCGGCACGGTACTGCCGCCGGCTGGTCCGGCGATCTGGTGGAAGGCGCCTTCGCCGCATCGGTCGCCTCTGGAGTCGCCGCCGAAAAGGGCATCGACATGCCGATCACCGACGCCGTCGCCCGCATCGTCGACGGCACGCTCGACGTGAAGACCGCCATCGGGCAGCTCATGACGCGCCCCATCACCCAGGAATAA
- the tsaD gene encoding tRNA (adenosine(37)-N6)-threonylcarbamoyltransferase complex transferase subunit TsaD has product MSPHLTILGIETSCDETAASVVARDADGRGEILGEVVLSQLEEHSAYGGVVPEIAARAHVEALDSLISEALLRAGRSLDDVDAIAATSGPGLIGGLIVGLMTGKAIARATGKPLYAVNHLEGHALTARLTDGLSFPYLMLLVSGGHTQLVLVRGVDDYERWGTTIDDALGEAFDKTAKLLGLPYPGGPAVERMAKTGNPERFTFPRPLVGEARLDFSFSGLKTAVRQAAQSIEPVTGQDIADICASFQRAVSRTLKDRIGRGLERFRTLYPDAETPALVVAGGVAANAELRATLQALCDKNRFRFVAPPLALCTDNAAMIAWAGLERMAAGFAPDDLSVAPRSRWPLDRDAATVLGSGKRGAKA; this is encoded by the coding sequence ATGTCGCCCCACCTGACCATTCTCGGCATCGAAACGAGCTGCGACGAGACCGCCGCGTCCGTCGTCGCGCGCGATGCAGACGGCAGGGGCGAGATCCTCGGTGAGGTCGTGCTGAGCCAGCTGGAAGAGCACAGCGCCTATGGCGGCGTGGTGCCGGAGATCGCGGCGCGCGCCCATGTCGAGGCGCTGGACAGCCTCATCTCCGAGGCGCTGCTGCGCGCCGGCCGTTCCCTCGACGATGTCGACGCCATCGCCGCGACGAGCGGGCCGGGGCTGATCGGCGGGCTCATCGTCGGGCTGATGACCGGCAAGGCGATCGCGCGGGCGACCGGCAAGCCGCTCTATGCCGTCAACCATCTCGAAGGCCATGCGCTGACGGCGCGGCTGACGGACGGGCTCTCCTTCCCCTATCTCATGCTGCTGGTTTCCGGCGGCCATACCCAGCTCGTGCTGGTGCGCGGCGTCGACGACTACGAGCGCTGGGGCACGACCATCGATGACGCGCTCGGCGAGGCCTTCGACAAGACGGCCAAGCTCCTCGGCCTGCCCTATCCCGGCGGCCCGGCGGTGGAGCGCATGGCGAAGACGGGCAATCCCGAGCGCTTCACCTTCCCGCGCCCGCTCGTCGGCGAGGCGCGGCTCGATTTCTCCTTCTCCGGTCTCAAGACGGCGGTGCGCCAGGCGGCGCAATCCATCGAGCCGGTGACGGGCCAGGACATCGCCGATATCTGCGCCTCCTTCCAGCGCGCCGTCTCGCGCACCCTGAAGGATCGCATCGGCCGCGGGCTGGAGCGGTTCCGCACGCTCTATCCCGATGCCGAAACGCCGGCGCTCGTCGTTGCCGGCGGCGTGGCGGCGAATGCGGAGCTGCGCGCGACGCTGCAGGCGCTCTGCGACAAGAACAGGTTTCGCTTCGTCGCGCCGCCGCTGGCGCTCTGCACCGACAATGCCGCGATGATCGCCTGGGCCGGGCTGGAGCGCATGGCGGCCGGCTTTGCGCCTGATGATCTCTCGGTCGCGCCGCGCTCGCGCTGGCCGCTGGACCGCGATGCAGCGACGGTTCTCGGATCGGGCAAGCGGGGAGCCAAGGCATGA
- the hemC gene encoding hydroxymethylbilane synthase has translation MQTKPFRIGTRGSPLALAQAYETRSRLMAAHGLPEDMFEIVVLSTTGDRITDRSLALIGGKGLFTEEIEAQLSSGALDLAVHSSKDMPTKLPEGLHLSAFLPREDIRDAFIGRAAKRLLDLPQGATVGSASLRRQALIRRLRPDLNVIVFRGQVDTRLGKLAEGKADATLLAYAGLKRLGKLDVPTEILDPITFPPAPAQGAICVESRIGDDRVNGLLSAIDDRPTHAAVACERGFLATLDGSCRTPIAGYATVEGDHLRFRGTILTPDGSRFHEIETSGPAADAAALGEKAGEDIRAMAGADFFESWT, from the coding sequence ATGCAAACAAAACCTTTCAGGATCGGCACCCGTGGCAGCCCGCTGGCGCTCGCCCAGGCCTACGAGACCCGTTCGCGCCTGATGGCGGCGCACGGCCTGCCGGAAGACATGTTCGAGATCGTCGTGCTCTCGACCACCGGCGACCGCATCACCGACCGCTCGCTGGCGCTGATCGGCGGCAAGGGCCTGTTCACCGAGGAGATCGAGGCGCAGCTTTCCTCCGGAGCGCTGGACCTTGCCGTGCACTCCTCCAAGGACATGCCGACGAAGCTGCCGGAGGGCCTGCACCTCTCGGCCTTCCTGCCGCGCGAGGATATCCGCGACGCCTTCATCGGCCGCGCGGCGAAGCGCCTTCTCGACCTGCCGCAGGGCGCGACCGTCGGCTCGGCCTCGCTGCGCCGCCAGGCCCTCATCCGCCGCCTTCGGCCGGACCTCAATGTCATCGTCTTCCGCGGGCAGGTGGATACCCGCCTCGGCAAGCTCGCCGAAGGAAAGGCCGATGCGACGCTGCTCGCCTATGCCGGCCTGAAGCGCCTCGGCAAGCTCGACGTGCCGACGGAGATCCTCGATCCGATCACCTTCCCGCCGGCCCCGGCGCAGGGCGCGATCTGCGTCGAGAGCCGCATCGGCGACGACCGGGTGAACGGCCTGCTGTCCGCCATCGACGACCGCCCGACCCATGCGGCCGTCGCCTGCGAGCGCGGCTTCCTCGCCACGCTCGACGGCTCCTGTCGCACGCCCATCGCCGGCTATGCCACCGTCGAGGGCGATCACCTGCGCTTCCGCGGCACGATCCTCACGCCGGACGGCAGCCGCTTCCACGAGATCGAGACGAGCGGCCCGGCCGCCGATGCCGCCGCCCTCGGCGAAAAGGCGGGCGAGGATATCCGCGCCATGGCGGGAGCGGATTTCTTCGAAAGCTGGACCTGA
- a CDS encoding uroporphyrinogen-III synthase — MAVTSAEMARLFEGLGGAPASHRDTTVFAVGEATAQAMRQSGFTNVLNAEGDGESLAGVIAAHVRAKGPLPHPLLYLAGNPRGPGFESRLAEAGIPFRTVEGYRMVPLAPTREAVEAALLHPVPDAVLLYSRESARAFFALAPLTEAPGRFTALRLLCMSANVAAAVPERFAAHVAIAAAPSEESLLALL, encoded by the coding sequence ATCGCCGTCACAAGCGCGGAAATGGCCCGCCTGTTCGAAGGGCTCGGCGGCGCCCCCGCCTCGCATCGGGACACCACCGTCTTCGCCGTCGGGGAAGCAACCGCACAGGCCATGCGCCAGAGCGGTTTCACCAATGTCCTCAACGCGGAAGGCGACGGCGAAAGCCTTGCCGGGGTGATCGCGGCCCATGTCCGCGCGAAGGGGCCGCTGCCGCATCCCCTCCTCTATCTCGCCGGCAATCCGCGCGGTCCGGGCTTCGAAAGCCGGCTGGCGGAGGCCGGCATTCCGTTTCGCACCGTGGAAGGCTACCGCATGGTGCCGCTCGCCCCCACCCGCGAGGCGGTGGAGGCCGCCCTGCTGCATCCGGTGCCTGACGCCGTACTGCTCTATTCGCGGGAAAGCGCCCGCGCCTTCTTCGCTCTTGCGCCCCTTACCGAGGCGCCCGGCCGCTTTACCGCCCTGCGCCTGCTCTGCATGAGCGCAAATGTCGCGGCGGCCGTGCCGGAGCGCTTTGCCGCGCACGTCGCCATCGCGGCGGCACCCAGCGAGGAAAGCCTGCTGGCGCTGCTCTAA
- a CDS encoding COG4223 family protein, giving the protein MEPETPSRRKKAGDEPVTIDLEPVPASASNEAIAAGEKAGAEASAPETAEAGAPEATTAEPDADAQKQEPIEPARATYEEPARTEPPTPPHRGNAGPLAAGILGGLIALLGAGSLQYGGYLPAPGPDRAEESSAVATLSGEVEALKARLAETTAAPPVDLQPIETRLAALEKSAGENSGTPGADPESVGRLEGDVARLTTELAALREAVGRTSEAVSTTESQLTERIAAAEQKLDEPRSDIAMARAVAASALKTAIDRGGPYLAELEAFASVAPDDPSIAGLREHAAIGVPSRADLVRDFQPTADAILDAVHQPEGDQGIFNRLMSSAASAIRVRPVGSVEGDTPEAVVARIENKLQNGDFKGAGIEWQTLPQPGQAAAADYKRRLDARVSVEELVGAAVSGALNGTTTATGNQG; this is encoded by the coding sequence ATGGAACCGGAAACCCCGTCCCGTCGAAAGAAGGCCGGCGACGAGCCCGTGACGATCGATCTCGAGCCCGTTCCCGCCTCTGCCAGCAACGAGGCGATCGCCGCCGGGGAAAAGGCCGGAGCCGAGGCCTCCGCACCCGAAACCGCTGAAGCGGGCGCGCCGGAAGCCACCACGGCCGAGCCCGATGCCGACGCGCAGAAGCAGGAGCCGATCGAACCGGCCCGCGCAACCTATGAGGAGCCCGCCCGCACCGAACCTCCCACGCCCCCACATCGCGGCAATGCCGGCCCGCTCGCCGCCGGCATTCTCGGTGGCCTCATTGCACTGCTCGGCGCCGGAAGCCTGCAATATGGCGGCTACCTGCCCGCGCCCGGCCCGGACAGGGCAGAGGAAAGCAGTGCCGTCGCCACCCTTTCGGGCGAGGTCGAGGCGTTGAAGGCCCGGCTCGCCGAGACCACCGCGGCACCCCCCGTCGATCTGCAGCCGATCGAGACCCGCCTTGCCGCGCTGGAAAAATCGGCAGGCGAAAACAGCGGCACGCCCGGTGCGGACCCGGAATCCGTCGGCAGGCTGGAAGGGGACGTTGCCCGGCTGACGACGGAGCTCGCCGCGCTGCGCGAGGCCGTTGGCCGCACCAGCGAGGCGGTCAGCACGACGGAAAGCCAGCTCACCGAACGCATCGCCGCCGCCGAGCAGAAGCTCGACGAGCCGCGCAGCGACATCGCGATGGCCCGTGCCGTGGCCGCAAGCGCGCTGAAGACCGCCATCGACCGCGGCGGCCCCTACCTCGCCGAGCTGGAGGCCTTCGCCAGCGTCGCGCCGGACGATCCGTCCATCGCGGGCCTGCGCGAACATGCGGCCATCGGCGTGCCCTCGCGCGCCGACCTCGTGCGCGATTTCCAGCCGACGGCCGACGCCATCCTCGACGCCGTGCATCAGCCCGAGGGAGACCAGGGCATCTTCAACCGCCTGATGTCGAGCGCCGCCTCGGCGATCCGCGTCCGCCCGGTCGGCAGCGTGGAGGGCGATACGCCCGAAGCCGTCGTCGCCCGCATCGAGAACAAGCTGCAGAACGGCGACTTCAAGGGCGCTGGTATCGAATGGCAGACCCTGCCGCAGCCGGGCCAGGCCGCGGCGGCGGACTACAAGCGCAGGCTGGATGCGCGCGTCAGCGTCGAGGAACTGGTCGGCGCGGCCGTGTCCGGCGCCCTCAACGGCACGACCACCGCCACCGGCAACCAGGGCTGA
- a CDS encoding heme biosynthesis protein HemY — protein sequence MVRILVFVLFVLALAAGFAWLADRPGELSVIWQGQRADMSLMVAATLVVSLIAAVMFCWWLVRVVWTSPHSIQRYFRARKRDRGYQALSTGLIAAGAGDAAGARKMLTRTKGLLSADQEPLIHLLEAQAAMIEGRYDDARRKFELMADDPETRELGLRGLYLEARRLGASEAARQYAERAAEKAPQLPWATEAALEYRSEAGDWDEALKLLGDGRSGSAEEKKVHARRKAVLLTARAADRLDADPKGAREDAHQALKLDENFVPAGLIEAKAYLREDNLRKAAAILERLWKATAHGDVARLYVRARSGDSATDRLKRAEKLEAMRPNNAEALYAVAEAALEARDFALARAKAEAAARLSPRESAFLLLADIEDAETGDQGRIRHWMNQALKAPRDPAWTADGITAPEWRAVSPVTGRLDAFEWKTPVSELQGPIEDGSAGAVDEAIRTLPPLAIATKPARAEQVVKEEKAEAARPVVVAAVTEPAPVKIATMPEQAKADAASQKEEERPFYGLPDDPGVKEDAVAKRDGTSGFRLF from the coding sequence ATGGTTCGCATTCTGGTCTTCGTCCTCTTCGTCCTCGCGCTTGCCGCCGGCTTTGCCTGGCTTGCCGACCGTCCCGGTGAACTCTCCGTCATCTGGCAGGGCCAGCGCGCCGACATGAGCCTCATGGTGGCCGCGACGCTCGTGGTATCGCTGATCGCCGCCGTCATGTTCTGTTGGTGGCTGGTGCGCGTGGTCTGGACCTCGCCGCACTCGATCCAGCGCTATTTCCGTGCCCGCAAGCGCGACCGCGGCTACCAGGCCCTGTCGACCGGCCTGATCGCCGCCGGCGCCGGCGATGCCGCCGGCGCGCGCAAGATGCTGACACGCACCAAGGGCCTCCTCAGCGCCGACCAGGAGCCGCTCATCCACCTCCTGGAAGCGCAGGCGGCGATGATCGAGGGCCGCTATGACGACGCCCGCCGGAAATTCGAGCTGATGGCCGACGATCCGGAAACGCGGGAACTCGGCCTGCGCGGCCTCTATCTCGAAGCCCGCCGCCTGGGCGCCAGCGAAGCCGCCCGGCAATATGCCGAACGCGCCGCAGAAAAGGCCCCGCAGCTTCCCTGGGCGACGGAAGCCGCGCTCGAATACCGCTCCGAGGCCGGCGACTGGGACGAGGCGCTGAAGCTCCTCGGCGACGGCCGCTCCGGCTCGGCCGAGGAAAAGAAGGTCCATGCCCGCCGCAAGGCGGTGCTCCTCACCGCCCGCGCCGCCGACAGGCTCGATGCCGATCCCAAGGGCGCGCGCGAAGATGCCCACCAGGCGCTGAAGCTCGACGAGAATTTCGTGCCTGCCGGGCTCATCGAGGCGAAGGCGTATCTGCGCGAGGACAACCTGCGCAAGGCCGCCGCCATCCTCGAAAGGCTCTGGAAGGCGACGGCGCACGGCGACGTGGCGCGGCTCTATGTCCGCGCCCGCAGCGGCGATTCGGCGACGGACCGCCTGAAGCGGGCGGAAAAGCTGGAGGCGATGCGGCCGAACAATGCCGAGGCGCTCTACGCCGTCGCCGAGGCCGCGCTGGAGGCGCGCGACTTTGCCCTTGCCCGCGCCAAGGCCGAGGCGGCCGCCCGCCTTTCCCCGCGCGAAAGCGCCTTCCTGCTGCTGGCCGACATCGAGGACGCCGAGACCGGCGACCAGGGCCGCATCCGCCACTGGATGAACCAGGCGCTGAAGGCCCCGCGCGATCCCGCCTGGACGGCCGACGGCATCACCGCGCCGGAATGGCGCGCCGTCTCGCCCGTCACCGGTCGTCTCGACGCCTTCGAATGGAAGACCCCTGTCAGCGAGTTGCAGGGGCCGATCGAGGACGGCTCGGCCGGCGCCGTCGACGAGGCCATCCGCACCCTGCCGCCGCTCGCCATCGCGACGAAGCCCGCCAGGGCCGAGCAGGTCGTCAAGGAAGAGAAGGCGGAGGCCGCAAGGCCGGTCGTGGTGGCCGCGGTGACCGAGCCCGCACCGGTCAAGATCGCGACGATGCCGGAGCAGGCGAAGGCGGACGCCGCAAGCCAGAAGGAGGAGGAACGCCCCTTCTACGGCCTGCCTGACGATCCGGGCGTCAAGGAAGACGCCGTCGCCAAGCGCGACGGCACGAGCGGTTTCCGATTGTTCTGA
- a CDS encoding TerB family tellurite resistance protein yields MFERLQHFLASLSGGDRPTFAADDPRVVVMALCIQVMEADGKVLDVEKKALRARFKEFYGVDEAELDALVAAGTDAESEAIDFFRFTSELKRQLSEDQRIALIGLLWEIVYADGERSEMEDHAIWRIADLLGVSGRERIMKRQEVAERVGAATNREEPDEG; encoded by the coding sequence ATGTTCGAACGCTTGCAGCACTTTCTTGCGAGCCTTTCCGGCGGCGACCGGCCGACCTTTGCCGCCGATGACCCGCGGGTCGTCGTCATGGCGCTCTGCATCCAGGTGATGGAGGCGGACGGCAAGGTGCTGGATGTCGAGAAGAAGGCGCTGCGCGCCCGCTTCAAGGAGTTCTACGGCGTGGACGAGGCCGAACTCGACGCGCTCGTCGCCGCCGGCACCGATGCCGAGAGCGAGGCGATCGACTTCTTCCGCTTCACCTCGGAGCTGAAGCGACAGCTTTCGGAAGACCAGCGCATCGCCCTCATCGGCCTTCTCTGGGAGATCGTCTATGCCGACGGCGAGCGCAGCGAGATGGAGGATCACGCCATCTGGCGCATCGCCGACCTTCTCGGCGTCTCGGGCCGCGAGCGCATCATGAAGCGGCAGGAGGTGGCCGAGAGGGTCGGCGCGGCGACGAACCGCGAGGAACCCGACGAAGGCTGA
- a CDS encoding glutamine amidotransferase — protein MLDLSPKPHRPRPVLVVLHQETSSPGRVGQILQAMGLALDIRRPVLGDPLPDTLEHHAGAVVFGGPMSANDDEPYIRREIDWLSVPLGENRPFLGICLGAQMLVKTLGGTVTGHADGWAEIGWYPLRATEAGATLMAWPDMVYQFHREGFDLPSGATLLATGQHYENQAFRYGDNAWGIQFHGELTLAMMHRWVVRGAHRFELPGAQAGRLHLDGRLLHDAALRMWMTSFLDRIFHET, from the coding sequence ATGCTGGACCTTTCCCCAAAGCCGCACCGCCCGCGTCCCGTCCTCGTCGTGCTGCACCAGGAAACGTCCAGCCCCGGGCGCGTCGGCCAGATCCTTCAGGCGATGGGCCTTGCGCTGGACATCCGCCGCCCGGTGCTCGGCGATCCGCTGCCCGACACGCTCGAGCATCACGCCGGCGCTGTCGTCTTCGGCGGGCCGATGAGCGCCAACGACGACGAGCCCTACATACGCCGGGAGATCGACTGGCTTTCGGTGCCGCTCGGGGAGAACCGGCCCTTCCTCGGCATCTGCCTCGGCGCGCAGATGCTGGTGAAGACCCTCGGCGGCACGGTCACCGGCCATGCGGACGGCTGGGCGGAGATCGGCTGGTATCCGCTGCGGGCGACCGAGGCGGGCGCGACACTGATGGCCTGGCCGGACATGGTCTACCAGTTCCACCGCGAGGGCTTCGACCTTCCCTCCGGCGCGACCCTGCTCGCCACCGGCCAGCATTACGAGAACCAGGCCTTTCGCTATGGCGACAACGCCTGGGGCATCCAGTTCCACGGGGAGCTGACGCTCGCCATGATGCACCGCTGGGTCGTGCGCGGCGCGCATCGCTTCGAACTGCCCGGCGCGCAGGCCGGCCGCCTCCATCTCGACGGCCGCCTCCTGCACGATGCGGCGCTCAGGATGTGGATGACATCCTTCCTCGACCGCATCTTCCACGAGACATGA
- a CDS encoding YggT family protein encodes MIAVINTLLFIINIAWFLVIASAIFSWLYAFNVINANNQVIATIGRSLYQLTEPIYRPIRRVLPNFGGVDLSPLVVLVILFFLEQIVRTVVAPALLAP; translated from the coding sequence ATGATAGCGGTCATCAACACCCTGTTGTTCATCATCAATATCGCGTGGTTCCTGGTGATCGCCTCGGCGATCTTCTCCTGGCTCTACGCCTTCAACGTCATCAACGCGAACAATCAGGTCATCGCCACCATCGGCCGCTCGCTCTACCAGTTGACCGAACCGATCTATCGCCCGATCCGCCGCGTCCTGCCGAACTTCGGCGGCGTCGACCTGTCGCCGCTCGTCGTGCTCGTCATCCTGTTCTTCCTCGAGCAGATCGTCCGCACCGTGGTGGCACCCGCGCTCCTGGCGCCGTGA
- a CDS encoding DUF167 domain-containing protein produces MTPALTRHGDHVRLTVRLTPNGGRDNIDGWETGADGASHLKARVSDPPDKGKANKALIVLVARAAGVARSAVSLVSGDTQRKKILRIEGDPEDIVSRLESAVPR; encoded by the coding sequence GTGACGCCGGCGCTCACCCGCCATGGCGACCATGTGCGCCTGACCGTGCGGCTGACGCCGAACGGCGGGCGCGATAACATCGACGGATGGGAAACGGGCGCGGACGGCGCAAGCCACCTGAAGGCACGCGTCAGCGATCCGCCGGACAAGGGCAAGGCCAACAAGGCGCTGATCGTGCTGGTCGCCAGGGCGGCCGGCGTCGCCAGGTCCGCCGTCAGCCTCGTTTCCGGCGATACCCAGAGAAAGAAAATCCTCCGGATCGAGGGCGACCCGGAGGATATCGTTTCAAGGCTCGAAAGCGCGGTGCCGCGCTAG